One segment of Verrucomicrobiota bacterium DNA contains the following:
- a CDS encoding FAD-dependent oxidoreductase, translating into MVVIGGGTLGLFFAIQLVQRGREVVVIESGGRDLNNFEDTTYSSVGLPHEGIKIARSRSLGGTSNLWGGQLVEYQPADFEGRGWLENSQWPIPYEEIERFHGPTYEALGIPARFQEDTAVLEEIGTHPPEFEAGVELFLTRWLKIPSMAEMFDEEIRTNPHLYVLMHRTVTEFHGRNGDIHGVTVVDDSGHREEVQGGAFALAAGTIESVRLMLHAADSGDSHAPWAKNPNVGAFFQDHVGGRAGSVHPIDKKRFTRFFSSIVRSGFKFQPKLRLTNQALHEEPILNTQGMLHFESSIGENLVYLKQFLRAAVFGGKVQNIRELPRHLLACGRHLPPLMFRYVVQNRVFVPSRSKISFMLQSEQTPLGESRIKIDSTDRDASGLSKVILDWRIGDDELSSMRAFTVRCKEALEESGIAELRLVKELDELDPKFLKSVRDNYHHVGGLCMGRSKKDGVVDSNLCVFGTTNLFVLGASTFRTASNANTTFLAYCFAKRLVDYLSSHSDIDL; encoded by the coding sequence ATGGTCGTCATCGGTGGGGGAACCCTTGGTCTATTTTTCGCGATCCAACTGGTCCAGCGAGGGCGGGAAGTCGTGGTGATCGAGTCCGGAGGACGCGATCTTAACAATTTTGAGGATACTACCTATTCCAGTGTTGGGCTTCCCCATGAGGGGATCAAGATTGCCCGGAGTCGGAGTCTCGGTGGCACGAGTAATTTATGGGGTGGGCAATTGGTCGAGTATCAGCCTGCGGATTTTGAAGGCCGCGGTTGGCTGGAGAACTCTCAGTGGCCGATTCCATACGAGGAGATTGAGCGCTTCCATGGGCCGACCTACGAAGCCCTGGGAATCCCTGCTAGGTTTCAAGAGGACACTGCAGTTCTGGAAGAAATCGGCACCCATCCTCCAGAATTCGAGGCGGGGGTGGAGTTGTTTCTGACCCGATGGCTGAAGATTCCCAGCATGGCGGAGATGTTTGATGAAGAGATTCGGACGAATCCTCATCTCTACGTGTTGATGCACCGCACCGTGACGGAGTTTCACGGTCGAAATGGAGACATTCATGGGGTGACCGTTGTGGATGACTCCGGTCACCGAGAGGAGGTTCAAGGGGGCGCTTTTGCTCTGGCAGCAGGTACGATTGAGTCGGTTCGACTGATGTTGCACGCCGCTGATAGTGGAGATAGCCACGCCCCTTGGGCGAAGAATCCTAATGTCGGAGCTTTCTTCCAAGACCATGTTGGTGGTCGTGCGGGTTCAGTTCACCCAATCGACAAGAAACGCTTCACGCGTTTTTTCTCTAGTATTGTACGATCTGGTTTTAAGTTTCAACCGAAGCTTCGCCTGACCAATCAGGCACTCCACGAGGAGCCGATTCTTAACACGCAAGGGATGCTGCATTTCGAGAGTTCGATTGGTGAGAACCTTGTCTACCTCAAGCAGTTTCTGCGGGCTGCTGTTTTCGGTGGGAAAGTTCAGAACATCCGCGAATTGCCTCGCCACCTTCTCGCCTGTGGTAGGCACCTCCCTCCATTGATGTTCCGCTACGTCGTGCAAAATCGAGTATTTGTGCCAAGTCGATCCAAGATCTCCTTCATGCTTCAATCGGAGCAAACTCCGCTTGGCGAAAGCCGGATTAAGATTGATTCAACGGACCGTGACGCATCTGGTCTCTCGAAGGTGATCCTCGATTGGAGAATAGGCGATGACGAGCTAAGTTCTATGCGAGCATTCACGGTGCGATGCAAAGAGGCGCTGGAAGAGTCTGGAATTGCAGAACTGCGCTTGGTTAAGGAGCTTGACGAGCTCGACCCGAAGTTCTTGAAGTCTGTAAGGGATAACTATCATCATGTAGGCGGACTTTGTATGGGACGGTCGAAGAAAGACGGGGTTGTAGATTCTAATCTATGCGTTTTTGGAACAACAAACCTCTTTGTGTTGGGAGCCAGCACATTCCGAACCGCCAGTAACGCCAATACGACGTTCCTGGCCTACTGCTTCGCAAAGCGTCTCGTGGACTACCTTTCCAGCCACTCAGATATTGATTTATGA
- a CDS encoding glycosyltransferase family A protein produces the protein MIHFITPLAAKSAVRDWSLTCTLLRQTLASLENQESPDFRITVACHDKPDFASGLDDRFQFVEAPFDPPHDAKTIRGENSGLRDADLKRDVALYHSGANGEDFVMPLDADDLLHVRVVAELADLASEVDGALLNQGYEFCYISKRLVYRRNMVDRTSSSFALRGRLLSIPKSLDIADLQKTLWHTVYHSKVIAWLEASGLRNESLEGPRVIYSTNTSTNLSDFYRHSIRRRLSHRAKFYIIGRGVQHRDKVDFALNAR, from the coding sequence ATGATTCACTTTATTACACCCTTGGCGGCCAAAAGCGCCGTTCGGGACTGGTCGTTGACTTGTACGCTACTACGTCAAACGCTTGCTTCTTTGGAGAACCAAGAGTCACCAGATTTCAGGATTACCGTCGCTTGTCATGATAAGCCCGACTTCGCGTCGGGGCTTGATGACCGATTCCAGTTTGTCGAAGCGCCTTTTGATCCACCCCATGATGCGAAGACAATCCGCGGTGAGAATAGCGGGCTCCGAGACGCTGATCTGAAGAGAGATGTTGCCCTTTACCATTCTGGAGCAAATGGCGAAGACTTCGTGATGCCATTGGATGCTGACGATTTGCTGCACGTCCGCGTGGTCGCCGAACTCGCTGACCTTGCGTCTGAAGTTGACGGCGCCTTACTCAATCAGGGATATGAGTTCTGCTATATTTCCAAACGTCTGGTGTATCGGCGCAACATGGTGGATAGAACGAGTTCGTCTTTCGCTTTGCGTGGGCGACTTCTAAGCATACCCAAGTCGTTGGATATAGCAGATCTGCAAAAGACACTCTGGCACACAGTTTACCATAGCAAAGTAATTGCCTGGTTAGAGGCATCAGGCTTACGGAATGAGTCTTTGGAAGGACCACGAGTCATTTATTCGACAAATACATCTACTAATCTCAGCGACTTCTACCGTCATTCGATTCGTCGGAGGCTAAGTCATCGTGCTAAGTTTTACATTATTGGGCGCGGAGTTCAGCACCGAGATAAGGTGGATTTTGCCTTGAACGCTCGGTAG
- a CDS encoding glycosyltransferase family 4 protein: MITDAWVPSPLGALINKFHASLSGRFHPDLDKACVRAFTMRRVVFDLWLRFRGISGWAAMNVRDQWFQQNVVRELCRLEQGQLTKLVFSYSYSAKTPFQWARDRGIPTVLCQIDPGPEEQRWVCEQVAKEQDSAADLGCGPPLAYWERWRREIELADCILVNSEWSKKLLERGGVPAEKTKIVPLAYERSADQRVMPTRRYPDRFVVERPLKVLFLGQVILRKGVIPLLKAAVRLEGSPVEFLMAGPDPEGLLYSHAVGGNVRKLGAVDRILAEQLYSDADVFILPTYSDGFAITQLEAAAHRLPLIVSRYCGEVVEEGRNGWVLPEVNANCIVDVLEKCLGDPSRLEAFSAYELDWERFSLETLGKNLQEAEEQARRFAQGSADLQKSASA, from the coding sequence TTGATCACGGACGCATGGGTTCCATCCCCGCTAGGAGCACTTATCAATAAGTTCCATGCATCGCTGTCCGGCCGCTTTCATCCGGATCTTGATAAGGCTTGTGTTCGGGCCTTTACTATGCGCCGAGTGGTATTCGATCTTTGGTTGAGATTTCGAGGGATTAGTGGATGGGCAGCGATGAATGTGCGAGATCAATGGTTTCAACAAAATGTGGTCAGGGAACTGTGTCGCTTGGAGCAGGGCCAGTTGACTAAATTAGTGTTCTCTTATAGTTATTCTGCGAAGACACCGTTTCAGTGGGCACGTGATCGGGGAATACCGACCGTGCTCTGTCAAATCGACCCCGGGCCGGAGGAGCAACGTTGGGTGTGTGAGCAGGTCGCGAAGGAGCAGGACAGCGCGGCAGATCTGGGATGCGGGCCGCCTCTGGCATACTGGGAACGTTGGCGACGGGAGATCGAGCTGGCTGACTGCATTCTGGTCAACTCTGAGTGGTCGAAGAAATTGCTCGAGCGGGGTGGTGTACCAGCTGAGAAGACGAAGATCGTGCCGCTGGCCTATGAGCGAAGTGCTGACCAGCGCGTCATGCCCACGCGGCGCTATCCGGACCGGTTTGTTGTCGAGCGACCTCTCAAGGTTTTGTTCTTAGGCCAAGTCATCCTCCGGAAGGGTGTGATTCCGCTGTTGAAAGCCGCGGTCAGATTGGAAGGCTCCCCGGTGGAGTTTCTGATGGCCGGGCCGGACCCCGAGGGGCTTCTATACTCACATGCTGTGGGAGGAAACGTGCGAAAGCTTGGTGCCGTCGATCGAATCCTTGCAGAGCAGCTCTATTCTGACGCCGATGTGTTCATTTTGCCGACCTATTCCGATGGCTTTGCGATCACGCAACTCGAGGCCGCGGCACACCGATTGCCTCTGATCGTGTCCCGGTATTGTGGGGAAGTGGTGGAGGAGGGGCGTAACGGCTGGGTCCTTCCGGAGGTGAATGCGAATTGTATTGTCGATGTTCTGGAAAAGTGTCTGGGAGATCCCTCTCGTCTGGAGGCATTCTCAGCCTACGAGCTGGACTGGGAACGATTCTCTCTGGAGACGTTGGGGAAGAACCTCCAGGAGGCTGAGGAGCAGGCCAGGCGGTTTGCTCAAGGTAGTGCAGATTTACAGAAGTCCGCCTCCGCGTAG
- a CDS encoding acyltransferase: MTGIVTVYSHEIDVVKATAIFGVVIIHVPPIGHFNPVASEVLSVLQGVFEWAVFGFFFASGFLTKPESFISRERFLGFLKRRAARLLVPCLLFSVIYKFSMWGLWKRGFVQSIDLPLPESTKGWVDFMIVPASPQFYFLPVLFAIQVCCFPLFGSFGACLRVGLALVLVGVGGTLWGVREGFCSLHGPEWSIMPLYGASYLTGVVFKDFRLGRWELATLALLFSSLTLLAWMKVEWLRLGHLLVAPILYGLFYEAGKYDLGARVLRYASRLGLRSGAVYVWHAPILISACTVLVVGSFGGGVLSLLLVVSATVILAALCGEATKRFSLLKPLRF, translated from the coding sequence ATGACTGGCATAGTGACCGTTTATTCTCACGAAATCGATGTGGTCAAGGCGACCGCGATTTTCGGGGTCGTGATCATCCACGTGCCTCCTATTGGGCATTTCAACCCAGTCGCTTCAGAGGTCTTGTCGGTGCTGCAAGGTGTCTTCGAATGGGCAGTTTTCGGCTTCTTTTTCGCATCGGGCTTTTTGACAAAGCCAGAGTCCTTCATCAGTCGAGAAAGATTTCTTGGGTTTCTTAAAAGGCGGGCAGCGCGGCTACTTGTACCCTGCCTCTTGTTTTCGGTCATCTACAAGTTTTCGATGTGGGGCCTCTGGAAGCGAGGTTTCGTTCAGTCAATTGATTTGCCACTTCCGGAATCGACAAAAGGATGGGTCGATTTCATGATAGTGCCCGCTTCCCCTCAATTCTACTTTCTGCCGGTGTTGTTTGCCATTCAAGTTTGCTGCTTCCCGTTGTTTGGATCTTTCGGGGCTTGTCTCCGAGTCGGACTGGCGCTCGTCTTGGTTGGTGTTGGAGGAACGCTGTGGGGTGTGAGAGAGGGCTTCTGTTCGCTTCATGGACCAGAATGGTCGATTATGCCCCTGTACGGGGCATCATATTTGACGGGGGTCGTCTTCAAAGATTTCCGCCTGGGTCGCTGGGAGCTTGCTACGCTGGCTCTGCTGTTTTCGTCTCTGACCTTGTTGGCATGGATGAAAGTTGAGTGGCTACGACTAGGGCATCTGCTTGTTGCGCCTATCTTGTATGGCCTTTTCTACGAAGCTGGCAAATACGACCTTGGAGCCAGAGTTTTGCGTTATGCGAGCCGGCTGGGCCTTCGCTCGGGTGCTGTCTACGTTTGGCATGCCCCTATTTTGATTTCGGCCTGCACTGTTTTAGTTGTTGGGAGCTTTGGAGGCGGGGTGTTGTCCCTCCTTTTGGTTGTGTCGGCGACGGTAATACTGGCGGCCCTGTGTGGGGAGGCCACCAAACGTTTTTCTCTTCTCAAACCATTGAGGTTCTAG
- a CDS encoding glycosyltransferase family 4 protein, with translation MFRERSIEAAFLPSYAPLPEAAVWVAAQILGVKSIMMNESHAGTERATGWKRWVKRRMIGRFDAALVGGAPQKRHFANLGIPEECIFTGYDAVDNELFASEAEKARGNAQGVRAKLCLPERYFLSLGRMVEKKNLGVLVESYAQFCAESEEEVALVMVGSGDEEAGLRAQAARLGMKVHDASDLSDIDRQALGQGDVVFYGFRQIDENPLFFALAEAFVLPSLWEEWGLVVNEAMACGVPLLVSRTVGCAEDLVEDNGNGFTFAPSSASELSQRLSELAAGGELRQRFGRCSEKIIATWGCENFARNALRALDAATGRS, from the coding sequence TTGTTTCGCGAACGGTCAATCGAGGCAGCGTTTCTTCCAAGCTACGCGCCTTTGCCGGAGGCGGCGGTATGGGTCGCCGCGCAGATCCTAGGGGTGAAGTCGATCATGATGAACGAGAGTCACGCAGGGACGGAGCGGGCGACCGGATGGAAGCGCTGGGTGAAGCGTCGGATGATCGGCAGGTTCGATGCCGCACTGGTCGGGGGCGCTCCCCAGAAGCGACACTTTGCTAATCTCGGAATTCCCGAGGAATGCATCTTCACTGGATACGACGCCGTCGACAACGAGCTGTTTGCCAGTGAGGCCGAGAAAGCACGGGGAAATGCCCAAGGCGTGCGCGCAAAGCTGTGCCTCCCCGAGCGGTACTTCCTCAGCCTAGGGCGGATGGTGGAGAAGAAGAATCTGGGTGTTCTAGTCGAGAGCTACGCTCAGTTCTGCGCGGAGAGCGAGGAAGAGGTGGCGCTGGTGATGGTGGGCAGCGGTGACGAAGAGGCCGGGTTGCGGGCTCAGGCTGCGAGATTGGGAATGAAGGTGCATGATGCAAGTGATCTCAGCGATATTGATCGGCAAGCGCTGGGGCAGGGCGATGTGGTGTTTTACGGATTTCGGCAGATTGATGAGAATCCATTGTTCTTCGCATTGGCTGAGGCGTTTGTTTTACCGAGCCTTTGGGAAGAGTGGGGTCTCGTGGTGAATGAGGCTATGGCGTGCGGTGTGCCCTTACTGGTTTCCAGAACTGTCGGTTGTGCGGAAGATTTGGTCGAGGATAACGGCAACGGTTTCACCTTTGCTCCGAGTTCGGCTAGTGAGTTGAGCCAGCGGCTCTCCGAGCTTGCTGCTGGTGGGGAGCTGCGCCAGCGATTCGGGCGGTGTTCCGAGAAAATCATTGCTACCTGGGGTTGCGAGAATTTTGCCAGAAATGCGCTTCGAGCCTTGGATGCGGCGACTGGTCGATCCTGA
- a CDS encoding glycosyltransferase, whose product MHHLHFVQSLEPSTGAGLGYSALGMHNGLNEAGERSELCTTRASEFSRKWDGTRQYERKGPAKVFYAPDLGRDAEQLVEAADVVHGHGFYVYPNWVMGREARRVDKPMVYHVQGFLDPWILARSRGKKRLAGLLFENANFRHVSLWRACSDKENQQIRDYGITAPIVTLPNGVHLPPERSSEEVEKLVGRFPRKRPRRVVFLSRIHKKKGLDLLLPAWAGLPKGLTADWEIALFGPDEGGYQATIEGIAKELDLGEVVSFYGSVSGEDKEAALRSADLFVLPSYSEGFPMAVLEAASYGLPVVQTDECNFPALTERGGAWEATPTIESVQEQLGHALSTDELERRQRGELGRQLVSEQYSWSSIATRLVEACQKYL is encoded by the coding sequence ATGCACCATCTCCACTTCGTGCAGTCTTTAGAACCCTCGACTGGGGCAGGATTGGGATATTCCGCCTTGGGAATGCACAATGGCCTGAACGAGGCTGGCGAGCGATCGGAACTGTGCACGACACGAGCGTCGGAATTCTCGAGGAAGTGGGACGGGACGCGACAGTATGAGCGTAAGGGTCCGGCGAAGGTCTTCTATGCTCCGGATCTCGGACGGGACGCGGAACAGCTTGTCGAGGCCGCAGACGTGGTCCACGGGCATGGGTTCTACGTGTATCCGAATTGGGTGATGGGGCGCGAGGCTCGGCGTGTCGACAAACCCATGGTATATCACGTACAAGGCTTCTTGGACCCTTGGATTCTTGCGCGATCGCGGGGGAAGAAGCGACTTGCGGGGCTGTTGTTCGAGAATGCCAATTTCCGCCATGTGTCGTTGTGGCGAGCGTGCTCGGACAAGGAAAACCAGCAAATTCGCGACTATGGGATCACGGCGCCGATCGTGACCTTACCGAATGGAGTACACCTACCACCTGAGCGGAGTTCCGAGGAGGTTGAGAAACTGGTGGGGCGATTTCCGAGGAAACGGCCTAGGCGGGTGGTGTTTCTATCCCGCATCCACAAGAAAAAGGGGCTGGATCTCCTGTTGCCGGCGTGGGCTGGGTTGCCGAAGGGACTGACGGCTGATTGGGAGATCGCCCTCTTCGGGCCTGATGAGGGGGGCTATCAAGCGACCATCGAGGGGATTGCTAAGGAATTGGATTTGGGGGAGGTGGTGTCGTTTTATGGTTCAGTGAGCGGGGAGGACAAAGAGGCGGCCCTGCGGTCGGCGGACCTCTTTGTGCTGCCGTCGTATTCCGAAGGCTTTCCGATGGCGGTGCTGGAGGCGGCCAGTTATGGGCTCCCGGTCGTCCAGACCGACGAGTGCAATTTTCCGGCCTTGACTGAGCGAGGCGGAGCATGGGAGGCGACACCTACGATTGAGTCTGTCCAAGAACAGCTGGGTCATGCTCTTTCTACTGATGAGCTTGAGCGAAGGCAGCGTGGCGAATTAGGACGTCAATTGGTGTCTGAGCAGTACAGTTGGTCGTCTATTGCCACTCGGTTGGTCGAGGCCTGTCAGAAGTATCTCTAA
- a CDS encoding acyltransferase: MLDLYRAIAAGLVVLEHARHYLFVDYGEIESPNLVTKVFYFITQFGHEAVLLFFVLSGLVVGRIVVDQVSNETWSWRDYLFARLTRLWIVLIPAIILTGILDLTALQIASDSHFVHQGGFAHIQHHPLVDSLGVGAFVGNLVFLQTIFVPPFGSNGPLWSLAYEFWYYVLFAGVWVTAFSRAGLWSRVIGGLVGVLCLIIVNREILVLSGVWLLGVVAYLAWKRFPIRGIGAVVVLMGSLSATLACLVALRVAFFDSVGLPNWCGQYLLGAVFAVCVWASLEFRRKSLMMRLGEFFSRFSYSLYLVHLPVLSILIVPFISGNVDRMWPGMKSYGVYGAVVILLYLVSYLFFAATEKNTGKLRRWIKQRS, from the coding sequence TTGCTTGATCTTTACCGTGCCATTGCAGCGGGGTTGGTTGTTTTGGAGCACGCACGGCATTATCTGTTTGTTGATTACGGCGAAATCGAGAGCCCGAATTTGGTCACGAAAGTATTTTATTTCATCACCCAATTCGGGCACGAGGCAGTTCTTCTCTTTTTTGTGTTGAGCGGTTTGGTGGTGGGGCGAATTGTGGTTGATCAAGTTTCCAACGAGACGTGGTCGTGGCGGGATTATCTGTTTGCCCGGCTTACACGGCTTTGGATTGTGCTCATACCGGCGATAATTCTGACCGGTATTTTGGACCTGACAGCTCTTCAGATTGCTTCCGACAGTCATTTCGTCCACCAAGGGGGATTTGCGCACATCCAGCATCATCCGTTGGTGGACTCTCTGGGGGTGGGGGCATTTGTCGGGAATCTCGTATTCCTGCAAACGATCTTTGTTCCTCCCTTTGGTTCGAATGGCCCGTTGTGGAGTCTGGCGTATGAGTTTTGGTATTACGTTCTGTTTGCAGGTGTTTGGGTAACTGCCTTCTCCCGCGCTGGCTTATGGTCGAGGGTGATTGGTGGCCTCGTCGGGGTGCTTTGTCTGATTATTGTCAATCGGGAAATTCTTGTCTTGTCCGGCGTGTGGTTGTTGGGCGTCGTCGCCTACCTGGCCTGGAAGCGATTTCCGATCAGGGGGATTGGCGCAGTGGTCGTGTTGATGGGGTCGCTTTCCGCGACACTGGCCTGTCTTGTGGCCCTGCGTGTCGCCTTTTTCGATTCCGTCGGACTTCCGAACTGGTGCGGACAGTATTTGCTCGGAGCCGTCTTTGCGGTGTGCGTGTGGGCGTCTTTGGAGTTCAGACGAAAGTCCCTTATGATGAGGCTTGGTGAATTTTTCTCGAGGTTCTCCTATTCACTGTATCTTGTTCATTTACCCGTGTTGTCGATCTTGATTGTTCCTTTTATTTCTGGGAATGTAGATCGAATGTGGCCCGGTATGAAGTCGTACGGAGTTTATGGGGCTGTCGTCATTTTGCTCTATCTCGTCAGCTACTTGTTCTTCGCAGCTACAGAGAAGAACACAGGCAAGCTTCGACGATGGATCAAACAGCGTTCCTAA